A genomic stretch from Algoriphagus halophilus includes:
- a CDS encoding alpha/beta hydrolase-fold protein, translating into MKRFFKLIFVFCLVGNTTIGQVLEKEAPAGFDQVQAEIPHGKIDSIQYRSKTVGTTRKALVYTPPGYSKSDKYPVLYLLHGIGGDEKEWLKGGHPEVILDNLYAEGKLEPMIVVMPNGRAMKDDRAVGNIMAPEKVEAFARFEKDLLNDLIPFIEKKYPVLTDRENRAIAGLSMGGGQSLNFGLGNLDKFAWVGGFSSAPNTKAPEVLVPDPAKAKELLKVLWISCGNEDGLLSFSKRTHDYLVQEEVPHIYYLESGGHDFKVWKNGLYMFSQLLFKPVDQSKFNKYSPIGTPAATNIRNSKYPQIYPDHRAKFRIKAPEAEKIQLDLGKKYDMIKGEDGVWEVMTDSLSEGFHYYSLIIDGVAVVDPSSEAFYGMGRFASGIEVPFKGDGYYQLKDVPHGEVRRVRYFSTALRSWRQFFIYTPPGYETNTAETYPTLYIYHGGGEDETGWARQGKTDLIIDNLISEGKAKKMLVVMADGNMPASAFTENGLRQFERELKESLIPYVEKNYRAKSSAANRALAGLSMGGLQTLYAGVNNTDLFSYLGVFSSGWIAGRQTEIVDAQYAFMKENASKINQDLKSFWIAMGGEQDIAYQNCQIMMKKFDEIGVDYSYSEYPGGHTWPVWRNNLYNFAQVIF; encoded by the coding sequence ATGAAACGATTTTTCAAGTTGATTTTTGTGTTTTGCCTTGTTGGAAACACGACAATAGGACAAGTTCTGGAAAAAGAAGCACCTGCAGGCTTTGATCAAGTTCAAGCTGAGATTCCCCATGGAAAGATTGATTCTATTCAATATCGATCCAAAACGGTTGGGACGACCAGAAAGGCGCTGGTTTATACACCTCCAGGTTATTCCAAAAGTGATAAGTATCCGGTTTTATACCTATTGCATGGTATTGGAGGTGATGAAAAAGAATGGTTGAAAGGAGGGCATCCTGAAGTGATTTTGGATAATCTGTATGCGGAGGGGAAACTGGAGCCCATGATTGTAGTCATGCCAAATGGTCGAGCGATGAAGGATGATAGGGCTGTAGGAAATATCATGGCTCCTGAAAAAGTAGAGGCATTTGCTAGGTTTGAAAAAGATTTGTTGAATGATTTGATTCCTTTTATAGAAAAGAAATATCCTGTTTTAACTGATCGGGAAAACCGAGCGATTGCAGGTCTGTCAATGGGGGGAGGGCAGTCCCTGAATTTTGGCCTAGGGAATTTGGATAAGTTCGCCTGGGTGGGAGGATTTTCTTCCGCTCCCAATACCAAAGCTCCTGAGGTTTTGGTTCCTGACCCAGCAAAAGCCAAAGAATTATTGAAGGTACTTTGGATTTCCTGCGGGAATGAAGATGGGCTGCTTAGTTTCAGCAAGAGAACTCACGATTATTTGGTACAAGAGGAGGTTCCCCATATCTATTATTTGGAATCAGGAGGGCATGATTTTAAAGTCTGGAAGAATGGGCTGTACATGTTTTCCCAGCTATTATTTAAGCCAGTAGATCAATCAAAATTCAATAAATATAGTCCCATAGGGACCCCGGCGGCTACCAATATTAGAAACTCCAAATACCCTCAGATTTATCCTGATCACAGAGCCAAGTTCAGAATCAAAGCTCCTGAAGCTGAAAAAATCCAATTGGACCTGGGTAAGAAATATGATATGATCAAAGGGGAAGATGGAGTGTGGGAAGTGATGACCGATTCTTTGAGTGAGGGTTTTCATTATTACTCCTTGATCATTGATGGAGTGGCTGTGGTGGACCCATCCAGTGAGGCATTTTATGGGATGGGTAGGTTTGCAAGTGGCATTGAAGTGCCTTTTAAAGGAGATGGATACTATCAATTAAAAGATGTGCCACACGGGGAAGTGAGAAGAGTAAGATATTTTTCGACAGCGCTGAGATCCTGGAGGCAATTTTTCATCTATACTCCACCGGGATACGAAACGAATACAGCGGAAACCTATCCAACTTTGTATATCTATCATGGAGGAGGAGAGGATGAAACAGGTTGGGCAAGACAAGGGAAGACCGATCTTATAATAGATAATTTGATCTCAGAAGGTAAGGCAAAAAAGATGTTGGTGGTGATGGCAGATGGGAATATGCCAGCCAGTGCGTTTACTGAAAATGGCCTAAGGCAATTTGAGCGGGAGCTCAAAGAAAGCTTGATTCCCTACGTGGAGAAAAATTACAGGGCTAAGTCCAGTGCTGCCAATCGAGCCTTAGCTGGACTTTCCATGGGAGGATTACAGACCTTGTATGCAGGTGTAAATAACACTGATTTGTTCTCCTATTTGGGAGTCTTTAGTTCGGGTTGGATAGCCGGTAGGCAGACAGAAATTGTGGATGCCCAATATGCCTTTATGAAAGAAAATGCTTCTAAAATCAATCAGGATCTAAAGTCATTTTGGATAGCTATGGGAGGAGAACAGGATATCGCCTATCAGAACTGCCAGATAATGATGAAAAAGTTTGACGAAATAGGGGTGGATTATTCCTATTCAGAGTATCCTGGAGGTCATACTTGGCCAGTATGGAGAAACAACTTGTATAATTTTGCTCAGGTGATTTTTTAG
- a CDS encoding HAD family hydrolase, giving the protein MKNVPDADFLIFDLGNVIVDIDYQKSLDLIKKELPDYHHDKVDQFYLTEFHKKYEKGEINSEKFREEVRDYFEKDWNDEKVDDIWNSLLKNIPAERIDLISKLKDKYRLGILSNTNEIHIEAVYNMLRKDFQLDNFDPLFQHVFYSHEMGMSKPSPEIYLSMVEQLGTKPERVVFFDDLEANVKGAKSIGIQAVHVTGPQIIFDYLKHV; this is encoded by the coding sequence ATGAAAAACGTTCCTGATGCGGATTTTTTGATTTTTGATCTCGGTAATGTGATCGTAGATATTGACTACCAAAAATCTTTGGATTTAATCAAAAAGGAATTGCCTGATTATCATCATGATAAGGTGGATCAATTTTACTTGACGGAGTTTCATAAAAAATATGAAAAAGGTGAAATTAATTCTGAAAAGTTCAGAGAGGAGGTTAGAGATTATTTCGAAAAAGACTGGAATGATGAAAAGGTAGATGATATCTGGAACTCGCTGCTCAAAAATATCCCTGCCGAACGAATTGATTTGATCTCAAAATTAAAGGACAAATATAGATTGGGGATTTTAAGCAATACCAATGAAATCCATATAGAAGCAGTCTATAACATGCTGAGAAAAGATTTTCAGTTGGATAATTTTGATCCCCTGTTTCAACATGTGTTTTATAGCCATGAAATGGGAATGTCAAAACCTTCTCCAGAAATTTATCTTAGCATGGTGGAACAATTAGGAACCAAACCTGAACGGGTGGTTTTCTTTGATGATTTGGAAGCAAATGTCAAAGGAGCAAAATCCATTGGTATCCAAGCCGTCCATGTGACTGGACCTCAAATCATATTTGACTATTTAAAGCATGTATAG
- a CDS encoding site-2 protease family protein: MYSKKELLVHSLLFILTLITATLAGGEWVMSKSVLATGEHFLTLDDFWKATAFSIPFIGILLIHELGHFFTSLYHKVRCSLPFFIPVWLGFIGIPSIGTFGAVIKMKGFVNSRKKFFDIGVAGPLAGFVVALGVLIYGFSTLPPADYIYEIHPEYADESFQGYGEDAIDFELGNNLLFSGLGEVFADPERLPEMAEVIHYPFLFAGYLALFFTSLNLLPIGQLDGGHVIFGLFPKSHQYVSLIAFTGFIGYAGLGFISPYLPGDDLLIRIPLYLAFLYICYSKSGLSVQNKLTIVLSLAAVQYAIAFVKPEWEGYQGWLFFGFLLGRIMGLKHPEVSGLREISTSRKIIGWIAILIFLISFSPKPFMFS, translated from the coding sequence ATGTATAGCAAAAAGGAACTTCTGGTTCACAGTCTATTATTTATTCTCACGTTAATCACAGCCACTCTCGCAGGGGGAGAATGGGTGATGAGTAAGTCAGTGTTGGCGACAGGGGAACATTTCCTCACCTTAGATGATTTTTGGAAGGCTACGGCATTTTCCATCCCTTTTATTGGGATTTTATTGATTCATGAGTTGGGGCACTTCTTTACCTCTTTATATCACAAAGTAAGATGTAGTTTACCCTTCTTTATTCCAGTATGGCTTGGTTTTATTGGTATCCCCTCCATTGGAACCTTTGGAGCGGTGATCAAAATGAAAGGCTTTGTCAACAGTAGGAAGAAATTCTTTGATATTGGTGTGGCAGGTCCTTTGGCTGGATTTGTTGTAGCACTGGGTGTATTGATTTACGGCTTTTCTACATTGCCTCCGGCGGATTATATTTATGAAATCCATCCTGAATACGCTGATGAAAGCTTCCAAGGATATGGGGAGGACGCCATCGATTTTGAGCTGGGTAATAACCTGCTTTTTTCTGGGTTGGGGGAAGTTTTTGCAGATCCAGAAAGACTTCCGGAGATGGCAGAAGTAATTCATTATCCTTTTCTGTTTGCGGGATATTTGGCCTTGTTTTTCACTTCACTTAATCTACTGCCAATAGGCCAGTTGGATGGAGGACATGTGATTTTTGGACTTTTTCCAAAGTCCCATCAGTATGTCTCTTTGATCGCCTTTACGGGGTTTATAGGATATGCCGGTTTGGGATTTATTTCCCCTTATTTGCCAGGTGATGATTTGTTGATTCGAATCCCTCTTTATCTGGCATTTCTTTACATCTGCTACAGCAAGTCAGGGCTAAGTGTCCAAAACAAGTTGACGATTGTGTTAAGCTTGGCAGCTGTTCAATATGCCATTGCTTTTGTAAAACCTGAATGGGAAGGTTATCAAGGCTGGTTGTTTTTCGGGTTCCTGCTGGGACGAATCATGGGCTTAAAGCACCCAGAAGTCTCGGGTTTGAGAGAAATAAGCACCTCGAGAAAAATTATTGGTTGGATAGCAATCCTAATTTTCCTGATCAGCTTCTCACCCAAACCATTTATGTTTTCATAA
- a CDS encoding rhodanese-like domain-containing protein, with product MEDITVEDLKARLDKNEKFVFIDVREEWEYDDDNLGAMNIPLGDLPHRLDEIDQYKDQEIVVHCRSGARSGNAKKFLESKGFTKVRNVLGGIMAYNNL from the coding sequence ATGGAAGATATTACTGTAGAAGACCTTAAAGCCAGGTTAGACAAAAACGAAAAATTTGTATTCATAGACGTTCGTGAAGAATGGGAATATGATGATGATAACCTTGGGGCTATGAATATTCCTTTAGGAGACTTGCCTCATAGATTAGATGAAATCGATCAGTATAAAGATCAAGAGATCGTGGTGCATTGCAGATCTGGGGCCAGAAGTGGCAATGCCAAGAAGTTTTTGGAATCCAAAGGTTTCACAAAAGTTCGAAACGTACTCGGTGGAATAATGGCTTATAACAACTTATAA